A genomic region of Methanosarcina thermophila TM-1 contains the following coding sequences:
- a CDS encoding MBL fold metallo-hydrolase: MDESLELEEYGVRGRVIHTPGHSPGCVFVLLKNGDAITGDLIFPSILSGKPSLPFWADDPAEARRSIKKLIDITSGKIYIAHWKPFSSAEVKRSFSSLFEGTNP; encoded by the coding sequence ATTGACGAATCCCTGGAACTGGAGGAATATGGAGTCCGAGGACGGGTGATCCACACACCAGGCCATTCTCCGGGCTGCGTTTTCGTCCTTCTGAAAAATGGGGATGCAATTACAGGAGACCTTATATTTCCTTCAATTCTTTCAGGAAAGCCGTCCCTTCCTTTCTGGGCAGATGATCCGGCTGAGGCCAGAAGGAGCATAAAAAAACTGATTGACATTACATCCGGAAAGATTTATATTGCTCACTGGAAACCGTTCAGTTCTGCGGAAGTAAAAAGGAGTTTTTCAAGCCTTTTTGAAGGCACTAATCCGTAA
- a CDS encoding catalase — protein sequence MIGDNYKNPMDKNELGEPLPSRNQTVGDTPELTTVAGAPVENNQDSMTSGRRGPLMLQDIWFLEKLAHFDREVIPERRMHAKGSGAFGTFTVTHDITNYTKAAIFSEIGKQTKMFARFSTVAGERGAADAERDIRGFALKFYTEEGNWDMVGNNTPVFFFRDPLKFPDLNHAIKRDPRTNMRSPNTNWDFWTSLPEALLQITIIMGDRGIPSSYRHMHGFSSHAYSLINKDNERVWVKFHFRSQQGIRNLTDQEAERVIGMDRESHQRDLYEAIEKGNFPKWKMYIQVMTEEQANSMKNNPFDLTKMWYKKDFPLIPVGEFELNKNPENYFADVEQAAFSPANVVPGISFSPDRMLQGRLFSYGDAQRYRLGVNHHQIPVNSPQGVKNYHSFHRDGKMRVDGNRGSQLNYEPNSYGNWKDQPQYALPVEKTGSTDIMRYDFREDDNDYYTQPGELFRAMTPDQQQVLFENTARNMGDSTLQIKHRHIYNCYQADPKYGEGVAKALGIDISTVDLNLPARTSRQANYEANNKHPELNQPTEKKDSGREIDTNGDPYIEPEDDPWLL from the coding sequence ATGATAGGTGACAACTATAAAAATCCAATGGATAAAAATGAATTAGGGGAGCCACTTCCAAGCAGAAATCAAACAGTGGGAGACACTCCTGAATTAACTACGGTAGCAGGAGCTCCAGTGGAAAACAATCAGGACAGCATGACAAGCGGTAGACGCGGACCTCTTATGCTACAGGATATCTGGTTTCTAGAAAAATTAGCACATTTTGACAGAGAAGTAATTCCAGAACGCAGAATGCATGCAAAAGGCTCAGGAGCATTTGGAACATTTACTGTAACTCATGATATTACCAATTACACTAAAGCAGCTATATTCTCTGAAATAGGAAAGCAAACCAAAATGTTTGCACGCTTTTCTACTGTAGCGGGTGAGCGTGGAGCAGCTGATGCAGAGCGTGATATTCGTGGTTTTGCTTTGAAGTTTTACACTGAAGAGGGCAATTGGGACATGGTAGGGAATAACACGCCTGTATTCTTTTTCAGAGACCCTCTAAAGTTTCCTGATTTGAACCACGCTATTAAACGTGATCCGCGTACCAATATGCGTAGCCCGAATACTAACTGGGACTTCTGGACATCATTACCGGAAGCTCTGCTACAGATAACTATTATTATGGGTGATCGTGGAATACCTTCTTCTTACAGGCACATGCATGGATTTAGCAGTCATGCTTACAGTTTAATAAATAAAGATAATGAACGGGTATGGGTAAAGTTCCATTTCAGGTCACAACAGGGTATAAGAAACCTCACTGACCAGGAAGCTGAAAGAGTTATTGGAATGGATCGCGAAAGCCATCAAAGAGACCTTTACGAAGCCATTGAAAAAGGCAATTTCCCAAAATGGAAAATGTATATACAGGTTATGACAGAGGAACAGGCTAACTCTATGAAGAATAACCCCTTTGATCTGACCAAAATGTGGTATAAAAAGGATTTTCCACTGATACCTGTGGGTGAATTTGAGTTAAACAAAAATCCTGAAAACTACTTTGCAGACGTGGAACAGGCTGCTTTTTCACCGGCTAACGTAGTCCCAGGAATTAGTTTTTCTCCGGACCGCATGTTGCAGGGACGTTTGTTCTCTTACGGAGACGCACAGAGGTATAGATTGGGTGTGAATCACCATCAGATACCTGTGAATTCTCCTCAGGGTGTTAAAAACTATCACAGTTTCCATAGAGACGGAAAGATGAGAGTTGATGGCAATAGAGGAAGTCAACTGAATTATGAGCCCAATAGCTATGGAAACTGGAAAGATCAACCTCAATATGCACTTCCAGTTGAAAAAACAGGTTCAACAGATATCATGAGGTATGATTTCAGAGAAGATGACAATGACTATTACACCCAGCCAGGAGAGTTGTTCAGAGCTATGACTCCTGATCAGCAGCAGGTTTTGTTTGAAAATACCGCCAGAAATATGGGCGATTCTACTCTCCAAATCAAACACAGGCACATTTACAATTGCTATCAGGCAGATCCTAAATATGGTGAGGGCGTTGCAAAAGCACTGGGGATAGACATCTCAACTGTTGATTTAAATTTGCCAGCGCGTACTTCAAGACAAGCCAACTATGAAGCAAACAATAAGCATCCTGAATTAAATCAACCTACAGAGAAAAAAGATTCAGGTAGGGAAATTGATACTAACGGCGATCCTTACATTGAGCCCGAAGATGATCCGTGGCTTTTGTAA
- a CDS encoding HEAT repeat domain-containing protein, with protein MTREREMRSEDRNECEQVKEKECRISTFSFLEPADDRYKYLRKDSEEPLAKSYSSLPEKEKIIEELLRLSSDPNPQIRRSAIDSLLTIYSLKSGKEQDIWNELLRISGDTDTGVRKGAASMLSRVFPVVEEKSTVFSDLVKLTESQDSQLRKKAAELFTAAFAYSDDKQKTWNDLVKLTSAEDREVRREAVLALSSGYSEVPDKAKVWSDLIRLSTHGDSFVQRVAARTLGSAFFYVPDKTQAFKDLQVLIGNPYIYVQIYALRSLGKASLWKALKAENEATYLFGLKEAVKYFKESNEASTSTAIPELYYPFYNALLQILFGERSSKLESERYISEVTHKINLEEDKRLLKIMEEFSDLLLAAGNLTAGDLPVRKKLLEASIEAFERASGLLDIMEEDAILEQKNLRKECSITGKVITEQKLKEILSGIRYKARTACFKAKGKPTEKITCAVNERVKTWSFQDLEKDRKELDRQLESLLSTLRVQIPFIPENMSIFQKLDDISQEQCLLERYRHVSRLLSLIPGAKMHSRASDKRIQRIGYER; from the coding sequence ATGACAAGGGAAAGAGAAATGAGAAGTGAGGATAGGAACGAATGTGAGCAGGTCAAAGAAAAAGAATGCCGAATATCCACCTTTAGTTTCCTGGAACCTGCAGATGACAGATATAAATATCTGAGAAAAGATTCAGAAGAGCCTCTTGCAAAATCATATTCAAGTCTTCCAGAAAAAGAGAAAATAATAGAAGAACTCCTTCGACTCAGTTCGGATCCGAACCCGCAGATAAGAAGAAGCGCAATCGATTCTCTTCTTACTATTTATTCGCTAAAATCAGGCAAAGAACAGGATATATGGAATGAACTTCTAAGAATATCTGGTGATACGGACACAGGTGTTAGAAAAGGTGCTGCAAGCATGCTTTCGCGTGTCTTTCCGGTAGTTGAGGAAAAATCTACCGTTTTTTCTGACCTTGTAAAGCTTACTGAGAGTCAGGACTCCCAGCTCAGGAAGAAAGCTGCAGAGCTTTTTACTGCCGCATTTGCATACTCAGATGATAAACAAAAAACATGGAATGATCTTGTGAAGCTTACATCTGCTGAAGACAGAGAGGTAAGAAGAGAGGCTGTACTCGCTCTTTCGTCAGGTTATTCAGAAGTTCCGGATAAAGCGAAAGTCTGGAGCGACCTTATCAGACTTTCGACTCATGGTGATAGCTTTGTTCAAAGGGTAGCAGCAAGAACTCTTGGATCTGCCTTTTTTTATGTGCCTGATAAAACACAGGCATTTAAAGACTTGCAGGTTCTTATTGGCAACCCTTATATCTACGTCCAGATTTACGCACTTCGATCCCTTGGAAAAGCTTCCCTCTGGAAGGCTCTCAAGGCTGAAAACGAAGCTACTTATCTTTTCGGGCTTAAAGAAGCGGTCAAATATTTTAAAGAATCGAATGAGGCTTCTACCAGCACTGCTATTCCCGAATTATACTATCCCTTTTACAATGCTCTCTTACAGATTCTTTTCGGGGAAAGATCCTCAAAACTTGAAAGTGAACGATATATCTCAGAGGTAACCCATAAGATCAATCTGGAAGAAGACAAGAGGCTTCTTAAAATTATGGAAGAATTCTCAGACCTCCTTCTAGCAGCAGGAAATCTGACTGCTGGAGATTTACCTGTCCGGAAGAAACTTCTTGAAGCCAGCATTGAGGCTTTTGAAAGAGCTTCAGGACTTCTGGACATTATGGAAGAAGACGCTATTCTTGAGCAAAAAAACTTGAGAAAAGAGTGTTCAATAACAGGAAAAGTAATTACGGAACAGAAGCTAAAAGAGATTCTTTCCGGAATCAGGTATAAAGCAAGAACAGCATGCTTTAAGGCAAAAGGCAAGCCTACGGAAAAAATTACATGTGCTGTAAATGAGAGGGTCAAGACATGGAGTTTCCAGGATCTTGAGAAAGATAGGAAAGAACTGGACAGGCAGCTTGAGTCTTTGCTCAGCACTCTTAGAGTTCAAATTCCCTTTATTCCTGAAAATATGTCTATTTTTCAAAAGCTTGATGATATCAGCCAGGAGCAGTGCCTTCTTGAGCGTTACAGGCATGTCAGTAGATTATTAAGCCTGATCCCCGGAGCTAAGATGCATTCAAGAGCCTCAGATAAGAGAATCCAGAGGATAGGGTATGAAAGATAG
- a CDS encoding pentapeptide repeat-containing protein, whose amino-acid sequence MLESKIIAAQSDDNFIERMRFESEIISDLDIARIDFESVEFIQCQFNKCDFSKTSFYNSVFDNCNFANCIFIGSYWKGSKVLTCKGDGSNFSKSHMKETSLADSSFRYANFSSSVLENCAIHGCNFMEALLSEIRLKKPTLKEVNFTGADFFKTSLKDIDLSDCIIDGMIVSDICNELRGAIVNAWQATELAARFLGIKIV is encoded by the coding sequence ATGTTGGAAAGCAAAATTATAGCCGCACAATCGGATGACAATTTTATAGAAAGGATGCGCTTTGAAAGCGAGATTATTTCGGACCTCGATATTGCAAGGATAGATTTTGAATCGGTAGAGTTTATACAATGCCAGTTCAACAAATGTGATTTTTCAAAAACCAGCTTTTATAATTCTGTGTTTGATAACTGCAATTTTGCAAATTGCATTTTTATAGGGAGCTACTGGAAAGGCTCCAAAGTTTTAACGTGCAAGGGTGATGGCAGCAACTTCAGCAAAAGCCACATGAAAGAAACCTCTCTAGCGGATAGTTCGTTCAGATATGCAAATTTTTCAAGTTCTGTACTGGAGAACTGTGCCATTCATGGCTGCAATTTCATGGAAGCCTTATTATCCGAGATTCGGTTAAAGAAGCCCACGCTGAAAGAGGTTAATTTCACAGGAGCAGACTTCTTTAAAACTTCACTCAAAGACATCGACTTATCGGATTGTATCATTGACGGGATGATAGTATCTGATATATGCAACGAACTAAGAGGGGCTATAGTCAATGCCTGGCAAGCAACAGAACTTGCTGCAAGGTTTCTGGGAATCAAAATTGTCTGA
- a CDS encoding VOC family protein, with protein sequence MKVKYATIIVEDMDESIKFYTEVMGLKIDSQHNPQPGVTITLLKGEGDAMIELIKDTEHDTGLFSVGMDVEDISTTVKELKSKGAKITMEPTPITVGTLAFLEDPNGVKIALIQHH encoded by the coding sequence ATGAAAGTTAAATACGCTACCATCATAGTTGAGGATATGGATGAGTCGATTAAATTTTACACGGAAGTTATGGGACTTAAAATAGATAGCCAGCACAACCCTCAACCTGGAGTAACAATCACATTATTGAAAGGGGAAGGAGATGCTATGATAGAGCTTATAAAGGATACAGAACATGATACTGGCTTGTTTTCAGTGGGAATGGATGTTGAAGACATAAGCACCACAGTGAAAGAACTCAAATCCAAAGGTGCCAAAATCACAATGGAACCCACACCCATAACTGTTGGAACCCTTGCCTTCTTAGAAGATCCAAACGGAGTCAAAATAGCGCTAATTCAACATCACTGA
- the nudC gene encoding NAD(+) diphosphatase has product MTSIKREDPTFPEFVIGVEPPANRTEKALWFIFRDREILLKLNKNPGAIPRLIDLGELGLSGIREQYLGALGGTHCYSVELPKNAQPPEGMEFMDLRQAYTEIGEKCFALVNKAVQIMEWDRTSQFCSRCGAKTLQKPGERGKECPDCGELFYPRISPAVIVLIRKGHEILLARSPNFPEGMYGLIAGFIEPGESAEAAVVREIREEVGIEVKNITYFGTQAWPFPNSLMIGFTAEYSSGEIQPDGFEIEDARWFPVGDLPVLPGKISIARKLIDHFLKEEGMEV; this is encoded by the coding sequence ATGACTTCAATAAAAAGGGAAGATCCTACCTTCCCGGAATTTGTCATAGGTGTAGAGCCGCCAGCCAATAGGACCGAAAAAGCACTCTGGTTTATTTTCCGGGACCGTGAGATTCTCCTCAAGCTTAATAAAAATCCCGGAGCAATTCCCAGGCTGATTGACCTGGGAGAGCTTGGGCTTTCAGGTATCAGGGAACAGTATCTTGGAGCCCTTGGCGGAACACACTGCTATTCCGTGGAGCTTCCGAAAAACGCGCAGCCACCTGAAGGAATGGAATTTATGGATCTCAGGCAGGCATATACAGAAATAGGTGAAAAGTGTTTTGCACTTGTTAATAAAGCCGTTCAGATCATGGAATGGGACCGGACGAGCCAGTTTTGCAGCAGGTGCGGGGCAAAAACCCTGCAAAAGCCCGGAGAAAGGGGAAAGGAGTGCCCTGATTGCGGGGAGCTGTTTTATCCGAGAATATCGCCTGCCGTTATCGTACTTATCCGGAAAGGACATGAAATTTTACTTGCCAGATCTCCAAACTTCCCAGAGGGCATGTATGGTTTGATAGCCGGCTTCATTGAGCCCGGAGAGTCTGCTGAAGCCGCAGTTGTTAGGGAAATCAGGGAAGAAGTGGGAATCGAGGTTAAAAATATCACTTACTTCGGAACACAGGCATGGCCGTTTCCTAATTCTCTTATGATCGGGTTTACTGCAGAATACAGTTCAGGGGAAATCCAGCCCGATGGGTTTGAAATCGAAGACGCCCGGTGGTTCCCAGTTGGGGATTTGCCTGTATTGCCTGGAAAAATAAGCATTGCAAGAAAGCTGATAGACCATTTCCTTAAAGAAGAAGGGATGGAAGTTTAA
- a CDS encoding NAD(P)-dependent malic enzyme: protein MDAGKYQEKGNDTHISLYKESLAIHRQLGGVLEVASKIHLRTIHDLSVAYTPGVAEPCRKISEDPELAYLYTLKRNTIAVVTDGSAVLGLGNIGPHAALPVMEGKAIIFKEFAGIDAFPICLDTQETEEVIKAVKYLAPAFGGINLEDISAPRCFEIESRLREELELPVMHDDQHGTAIVVFAGLINALKIVNKELNELKIVISGLGAAGVAIFRFLVRAGANPAKILTCDSKGLVYQGRKDGMNSVKEEIARLTNPGKLKGGLEKAFPGADLFIGVSVGGIVTEDMVRSMAKDAIIMAMANPIPEIMPDAAKRAGARIIATGRSDFPNQLNNCLSFPGVFKGALSTCARKITPEMEMAAAHALADVVKVSELSEDYIIPHPLDRRVVPAVAKAVADASLESCVAREIDEYKA from the coding sequence ATGGATGCTGGAAAATACCAAGAAAAAGGCAATGATACACACATATCCCTGTATAAAGAATCGCTTGCAATTCACCGGCAGCTTGGGGGTGTACTGGAGGTTGCAAGTAAAATCCACCTTCGAACTATACACGATCTCAGCGTTGCTTATACGCCAGGAGTTGCCGAGCCGTGCAGGAAAATAAGCGAAGACCCGGAGCTCGCTTACCTTTATACCCTGAAGAGAAATACCATTGCTGTTGTCACTGACGGGTCTGCAGTGCTCGGGCTTGGGAATATAGGACCCCATGCTGCCCTGCCTGTCATGGAAGGAAAAGCGATAATTTTCAAGGAATTTGCAGGCATTGATGCCTTTCCTATCTGTCTGGATACACAGGAAACCGAAGAGGTGATAAAAGCAGTAAAGTACCTTGCTCCTGCTTTCGGAGGCATTAACCTTGAAGATATCAGTGCTCCCCGCTGCTTTGAAATCGAATCCAGGCTGCGTGAGGAACTCGAACTGCCAGTTATGCACGATGATCAGCACGGTACAGCAATTGTAGTTTTTGCTGGGCTTATAAATGCCCTTAAAATTGTGAATAAAGAGTTAAATGAGCTTAAAATCGTGATCTCAGGTCTTGGTGCTGCAGGTGTTGCGATTTTTCGGTTTCTGGTTCGTGCAGGGGCAAATCCCGCCAAAATTCTTACCTGCGACAGCAAAGGGCTCGTTTACCAGGGCCGAAAGGATGGCATGAACTCTGTAAAGGAAGAAATTGCCAGGCTTACAAACCCCGGAAAATTGAAAGGAGGACTCGAAAAAGCTTTCCCGGGAGCTGATCTTTTCATAGGGGTCTCGGTAGGAGGCATAGTTACCGAGGATATGGTTCGCTCTATGGCAAAAGATGCAATTATTATGGCGATGGCAAATCCTATCCCTGAGATTATGCCAGATGCTGCAAAACGGGCAGGAGCAAGAATTATTGCAACAGGCAGGTCGGATTTTCCAAACCAGCTTAATAATTGCCTGAGCTTCCCCGGGGTTTTCAAAGGGGCTCTGAGCACCTGTGCAAGGAAAATAACGCCTGAAATGGAAATGGCTGCAGCCCATGCGCTTGCTGACGTCGTAAAAGTCAGTGAGCTTTCAGAAGATTACATAATTCCTCATCCTCTTGATAGACGTGTAGTGCCCGCGGTTGCAAAAGCCGTCGCAGATGCGTCACTTGAGAGTTGTGTTGCCAGGGAGATTGACGAATACAAAGCCTGA
- a CDS encoding Mov34/MPN/PAD-1 family protein — MQIKGIARDTLDFILEASKSMAPQEFAGLLQEKGGIITEVLILPGTESSNKSAILRLYMMPNIKAVGSVHSHPGTNRSPSQADLRLFSRTGNYHIIVGRPYNKKSWTCYNREGEIIELPVLDVEFEDNEENLI, encoded by the coding sequence ATGCAAATTAAAGGAATAGCCCGCGATACCCTCGACTTTATTCTTGAGGCTAGCAAATCCATGGCTCCTCAAGAATTTGCCGGACTTTTGCAGGAAAAAGGGGGCATCATCACTGAAGTTCTTATATTGCCTGGCACAGAATCAAGTAATAAGAGCGCAATTCTCAGGCTTTATATGATGCCAAACATCAAAGCCGTAGGTTCGGTCCACAGCCATCCGGGCACGAACCGCAGCCCCTCTCAGGCTGATCTTCGTCTCTTCTCGAGAACAGGGAACTACCATATCATAGTGGGGCGCCCCTACAATAAAAAAAGCTGGACATGCTATAACAGAGAAGGAGAGATTATTGAGCTGCCTGTACTCGATGTGGAATTTGAGGATAATGAGGAAAATCTGATTTAA
- a CDS encoding KEOPS complex subunit Pcc1, with product MKLFAEFTFETETAEIIYRALLPELSESFSERSVIDLSLEDKNRLVLSVKAADVVSLRSALNTWLRLIQIAQEILEVTNEARSPCQIS from the coding sequence TTGAAACTTTTCGCAGAATTCACCTTTGAAACCGAAACCGCAGAAATAATCTACAGGGCTCTCCTGCCCGAGCTCAGTGAGAGCTTTTCCGAAAGGTCTGTAATAGACCTGTCCCTTGAGGACAAAAACAGGCTGGTATTGAGCGTAAAAGCCGCAGATGTCGTTTCCCTTCGTTCAGCCCTCAATACCTGGCTCAGGCTTATCCAGATTGCCCAGGAAATCCTTGAAGTCACAAATGAGGCACGCTCTCCATGTCAGATCAGTTGA
- a CDS encoding rRNA maturation protein yields MLITTSRKPSVRTRSLCKLISRFIAGRCITRGKMGMKELLEFADGGPLIIIGEYHGNPGELSFYDENGKLLFSIRFTDWYSEEADSYWFPGAEPALSGQGEIADAFESFFQFKRVESDKIDQLPPNSTLIVIREEYIDFIGSGKSLFKLNLRGFKKY; encoded by the coding sequence ATGCTAATTACCACCTCTCGAAAACCTTCTGTAAGGACCAGGTCGCTTTGCAAGTTAATTTCACGGTTTATAGCCGGCAGGTGTATAACACGCGGAAAAATGGGCATGAAAGAACTCCTGGAATTTGCGGATGGCGGACCTCTCATAATTATAGGGGAGTACCACGGAAATCCAGGAGAACTCAGCTTTTATGATGAAAATGGGAAGCTCCTTTTCTCGATCAGGTTTACGGACTGGTATTCCGAGGAAGCTGATTCCTACTGGTTCCCTGGCGCCGAACCCGCGCTCTCAGGTCAGGGAGAGATTGCAGACGCCTTTGAGTCCTTTTTCCAGTTCAAGAGGGTTGAAAGCGACAAAATCGATCAGCTTCCTCCGAATTCCACTCTGATAGTTATCAGGGAAGAGTATATCGATTTTATTGGCAGCGGAAAGTCACTTTTTAAACTTAATCTCCGGGGTTTTAAAAAGTACTGA
- a CDS encoding MFS transporter translates to MRKYPSFNSKLVLNTAISAVAGYRAKLNGFSRNACLFLVYVFLISLSLGIYEVIFNLYILRLGYREDFLGFMLSLVSISTGLSAIPAAMFCDRAGRKNTLLLSCSLLLLSFSILYTTTSKFLLAFFSIVYGVSSSLKIVTAPTFMVENSTSYERMHLFSMYYLLYTVGVMIGNFAGGNLPQIFTSFLDINPTGPAAYQLSLYASLAAVLISLLPLIFIDSKRNNLVERSAAFSTLFSTLRSVTIRKLILVNGLIGMGWGLALPYFNVYFDIVLGASPEQIGAIFSLSQLVMMFTLLFVPILTEGLGKVKVVALVQLASIPFLLLFISTSILAIAAFGFVMRSAIMNMSNPVLSSFNMEIVSEDQRATVNSLIWMSCYTFVGLSTYAGGLMMAHGLYTLPFLLTCILYVAATVLYYIFFEKMEKKQKIIDVSV, encoded by the coding sequence ATGAGAAAATACCCATCATTTAACAGTAAGCTTGTTCTAAATACAGCCATAAGTGCGGTTGCCGGGTACAGGGCAAAGCTAAACGGCTTCAGTAGAAATGCATGCTTGTTTTTAGTATACGTATTTCTCATCTCTTTGAGTCTGGGAATCTACGAAGTGATTTTCAATCTATACATCTTAAGGCTTGGATACAGAGAGGATTTTCTCGGTTTTATGCTCTCACTTGTTTCCATATCTACCGGACTGTCCGCAATACCTGCAGCCATGTTCTGCGATAGGGCAGGTAGAAAGAATACCTTGTTATTGTCCTGCTCGCTTCTCCTATTATCCTTTTCAATCCTGTACACTACCACCTCAAAATTCCTGCTAGCTTTTTTCAGCATTGTCTACGGTGTATCCTCATCGCTCAAGATTGTTACAGCGCCCACATTCATGGTTGAGAACTCTACGAGCTATGAGAGAATGCACCTGTTTTCGATGTACTACTTGCTATACACTGTAGGGGTCATGATAGGAAACTTTGCAGGAGGCAATTTGCCGCAAATATTCACCAGTTTCCTCGACATTAACCCTACAGGACCGGCTGCTTACCAGCTTTCATTATATGCGTCACTTGCCGCTGTATTAATTTCCCTGTTACCTTTAATATTCATTGATAGTAAGAGAAACAACCTGGTGGAAAGATCAGCCGCATTTTCCACCCTTTTTTCCACTTTAAGGTCAGTGACAATTCGAAAATTGATTCTTGTAAACGGGTTAATAGGCATGGGATGGGGACTTGCCCTTCCCTATTTTAATGTATATTTTGATATTGTATTAGGAGCCAGCCCGGAGCAAATAGGCGCAATCTTTTCTCTTTCTCAGCTGGTGATGATGTTTACCTTACTGTTTGTTCCCATACTTACAGAAGGTCTCGGGAAGGTAAAAGTTGTAGCCCTGGTTCAGCTTGCCTCAATACCTTTTCTCCTGCTCTTTATATCCACATCCATACTTGCAATAGCTGCTTTTGGATTTGTTATGAGGTCAGCTATAATGAATATGTCAAATCCAGTATTGAGCAGTTTCAATATGGAGATAGTCAGTGAAGATCAAAGGGCAACTGTGAACAGCCTGATCTGGATGAGCTGCTACACCTTTGTAGGATTAAGTACCTATGCAGGCGGCCTGATGATGGCTCATGGTCTCTATACCCTTCCCTTCCTCCTGACATGCATCCTATATGTAGCGGCTACTGTCCTTTATTATATCTTCTTTGAGAAAATGGAGAAGAAACAAAAAATAATCGATGTGTCAGTATAA
- the nikC gene encoding nickel transporter permease, giving the protein MKARLKNNNLGLFLSAGILIFFILAALFAGYIAPHDPEKANLELRLKEPCREYPFGTDHLGRCILSRIIFGARVSLLVGLLVVSSSFVLGLAIGTLSGYYGGWLDEIVMRVVDAFLAFPSLLLALGIAGLFGAGFMNLVIALITVDWAGYARLARGSVLTVKEQDYIKAAKGLGAGDMHVILRHVIPNIISPLIVMATIGMGYVILSAAGLSFLGFGVQPPTPEWGSMLSEGKTYIRSVPYIMIFPGIAIMLTVMAFNYLGDELRDLLDPREKKDID; this is encoded by the coding sequence ATGAAAGCAAGACTTAAAAACAACAATCTGGGACTGTTTCTCAGTGCAGGGATCCTCATTTTTTTCATACTTGCAGCACTTTTTGCAGGATATATAGCTCCCCACGACCCTGAAAAAGCAAATCTTGAACTCCGACTTAAAGAGCCGTGCAGAGAGTACCCGTTTGGAACCGATCATCTTGGCCGTTGCATACTAAGCCGCATAATTTTTGGCGCAAGAGTATCGTTATTAGTAGGACTTCTGGTAGTGAGTTCCTCCTTTGTTTTAGGTCTTGCCATTGGTACTCTGTCTGGATATTATGGGGGGTGGCTAGATGAGATAGTTATGCGGGTTGTTGACGCTTTCCTGGCTTTTCCTAGCCTGCTGCTGGCACTTGGTATAGCCGGGCTTTTCGGTGCAGGATTCATGAATCTGGTCATAGCCCTAATAACAGTGGATTGGGCTGGCTATGCCCGTCTTGCCAGGGGTTCTGTCCTGACAGTAAAAGAACAGGATTACATCAAGGCTGCTAAAGGGCTTGGGGCAGGAGATATGCATGTGATCCTGCGCCATGTAATTCCAAATATCATATCTCCCCTCATAGTAATGGCAACTATAGGAATGGGATATGTGATACTGTCTGCAGCAGGGCTCAGCTTCCTGGGTTTTGGTGTGCAGCCGCCTACTCCGGAATGGGGTTCCATGCTAAGTGAAGGAAAAACATACATTCGATCCGTCCCCTACATCATGATTTTCCCGGGGATTGCCATCATGCTTACGGTTATGGCATTTAATTACCTAGGAGATGAATTAAGGGACCTGCTTGACCCAAGAGAAAAGAAGGACATTGACTAA